A single region of the Ziziphus jujuba cultivar Dongzao chromosome 10, ASM3175591v1 genome encodes:
- the LOC107411838 gene encoding putative invertase inhibitor, which produces MKPISSVSPLILVCLFLTEFHVTNARGLIKKACETSLHKGLCLATIKADRDYKGAKLHDLGQIVLKAATSNASALQKEVEQLLKERASTSVESALKDCKENYDDAVSQLEKSKQALEHKRYNDVNTWVTAAMNDADSCEQGLKESADKDSSIAQKTFIFGQLCSNVLAVTNKAAAGATRSV; this is translated from the coding sequence atgaagccCATTTCAAGTGTTTCTCCTCTCATACTTGTATGCCTATTTCTTACAGAATTCCATGTAACAAATGCAAGAGGGTTAATCAAGAAAGCATGTGAAACTTCCTTGCACAAGGGCCTTTGTCTAGCTACTATCAAAGCTGATCGTGATTATAAAGGTGCTAAACTCCACGATCTAGGTCAAATTGTACTGAAAGCTGCAACATCAAATGCCAGTGCTTTACAAAAAGAAGTGGAACAATTGCTCAAGGAAAGAGCTAGTACCTCTGTTGAGAGTGCCTTGAAAGATTGCAAAGAGAACTATGATGATGCTGTTTCTCAACTTGAGaaatccaagcaagctttggaACATAAACGGTATAACGATGTTAATACATGGGTTACGGCTGCAATGAACGATGCAGATTCATGCGAGCAAGGTTTAAAAGAATCAGCAGATAAGGACTCATCAATAGCCCAAAAGACTTTCATTTTTGGTCAACTTTGCAGTAATGTCTTGGCTGTTACCAATAAAGCTGCTGCTGGTGCGACTAGATCGGTCTAA
- the LOC107411839 gene encoding uncharacterized protein LOC107411839, with protein sequence MKQILHKLRERERERERDKNKDMEGIEHRMVSVNGISMHIAEKGQGPTVLFIHGFPELWYSWRHQINALSSLGYHAVAPDLRGYGDTDAPTSITSYSCLHIVGDLVALMDTLGEEKVYVVAQDWGAIIAWYLCLFRPERVKAFVSLSVPFRPRHPKMKPVDSMRTLFGDDYYICRFQKPGEIEAEIAQIGTVNVLKNVLTNRQPGPPCIPKGKAFQTSTDSSVTLPTWLLEEDLNYYATKFGHKGFTGPLNYYRALDLNWELTGPWTGTQVRVPVKFIVGDLDMMYTTPGVKEYVHNGGFKKDVPFLEEIVVMEAVGHFINQERAEEVSNHIYDFINKF encoded by the exons ATGAAACAGATTTTACACAaactaagagagagagagagagagagagagagagataaaaataAAGACATGGAAGGAATAGAGCATAGGATGGTTAGTGTTAATGGCATCTCCATGCACATAGCAGAGAAAGGACAAGGTCCAACGGTACTCTTCATTCATGGTTTCCCTGAACTCTGGTACTCCTGGCGCCACCAGATTAATGCCTTGAGCTCACTAGGATACCATGCTGTTGCACCAGACCTCCGCGGCTATGGCGACACTGATGCACCGACTTCTATCACTAGCTACAGCTGCCTTCACATCGTTGGCGACCTTGTTGCGCTGATGGACACTCTTGGCGAAGAGAAAGTGTATGTTGTAGCTCAGGACTGGGGAGCCATCATTGCATGGTACTTGTGCTTGTTTAGGCCAGAAAGAGTGAAAGCATTTGTGAGCCTTAGTGTACCATTCAGGCCAAGACATCCGAAGATGAAGCCAGTTGACAGCATGCGAACTTTGTTTGGTGATGACTACTATATCTGCAGATTTCAG AAACCAGGGGAAATTGAAGCTGAGATTGCTCAAATTGGTACAGTAAATGTATTGAAGAACGTTCTGACAAATCGCCAACCAGGACCACCTTGTATTCCAAAAGGGAAAGCATTCCAAACCAGTACCGACAGTTCAGTTACCTTACCCACATGGCTTTTGGAGGAAGATCTTAACTATTATGCTACCAAGTTTGGCCATAAAGGGTTTACTGGGCCATTGAACTACTACAGAGCTTTGGATTT aaattggGAGCTTACGGGGCCATGGACAGGGACACAAGTAAGAGTTCCTGTGAAGTTCATTGTGGGAGATTTGGACATGATGTATACTACACCAGGAGTGAAGGAATATGTGCATAATGGTGGATTCAAGAAAGATGTGCCATTTTTGGAAGAAATTGTCGTGATGGAAGCAGTTGGTCATTTCATCAACCAAGAAAGAGCAGAGGAAGTTAGCAATCACATTTATGACTTTATCAACAAGTTCTAA
- the LOC107411877 gene encoding large ribosomal subunit protein eL18y, whose amino-acid sequence MGIDLVAGGKAKKAKRTAPKSDDIYLKLLVKLYRFLVRRTGSKFNAVILKRLFMSKVNKPPLSLSRLIRFMKGKESKIAVVVGTVTDDIRVYEVPALKVTALRFTETARARIEKAGGECLTFDQLALRAPLGQNTVLLRGPKNAREAVKHFGPAPGVPHSHSKPYVRSKGRKFERARGRRNSRGFRV is encoded by the exons ATG GGGATCGATCTAGTCGCCGGAGGTAAGGCCAAGAAGGCCAAGCGTACTGCACCAAAGTCCGATGATATTTATCTTAAGCTTCTCGTTAAG CTATATCGCTTTCTTGTCCGGAGGACCGGAAGCAAGTTTAACGCTGTGATTCTCAAGAGATTGTTCATGAGCAAGGTCAACAAGCCACCACTATCTCTTTCTAGACTCATCCGATTCATGAAAGGAAAG GAAAGTAAGATTGCTGTGGTTGTGGGGACTGTGACCGATGATATCCGGGTTTATGAAGTTCCAGCATTGAAGGTAACAGCACTGAGGTTCACTGAGACTGCAAGGGCAAGAATTGAGAAGGCAGGAGGAGAGTGCTTGACCTTTGATCAACTTGCTTTGAGGGCACCATTGGGCCAGAACACT GTTCTCCTTAGGGGTCCAAAGAATGCACGTGAAGCGGTGAAACACTTTGGTCCTGCACCAGGTGTGCCTCACAGCCACAGTAAACCGTATGTGCGGTCAAAGGGAAGGAAGTTTGAGAGGGCTAGAGGAAGGAGGAACAGCAGAGGATTTAGAGTTTGa
- the LOC107411890 gene encoding uncharacterized protein LOC107411890 isoform X1, whose product MFKKFSSEDVSAQNQVKASVQRKIRQSIAEEYPGLEPVLDDILPKKSPLIVTKCQNHLNLVVVNNVPLFFNIRDGPYMPTLRLLHQYPNIMKKLQVDRGAIRFVLAGANIMCPGLTSPGGALDDEVGAETPVAIMAEGKQHALAIGFTKMSAKDIRTINKGIGVDNMHYLNDGLWKMERLD is encoded by the exons ATGTTCAAAAA GTTTTCCTCTGAAGACGTTTCTGCACAAAATCAAGTGAAGGCATCTGTCCAACGTAAAATTCGGCAAAGTATTGCAGAGGAG TACCCAGGGCTTGAGCCAGTGTTGGATGATATACTTCCAAAGAAATCTCCATTGATCGTTACTAAATG TCAGAACCATCTAAATTTGGTTGTGGTAAACAATGTGCCACTATTTTTCAACATCCGTGATGGGCCATATATGCCAACCTTAAGACTTCTTCATCAAT ATCCTAATATAATGAAAAAGTTGCAAGTGGATAGGGGAGCAATTAGATTTGTTCTCGCTGGTGCAAACATAATGTGTCCTGGTCTTACATCTCCTGGTGGTGCTTTGGATGATGAAGTGGGTGCAGAAACTCCTGTG GCCATAATGGCTGAAGGAAAGCAACATGCTCTTGCTATTGGCTTCACAAAAATGTCGGCAAAAGATAT AAGGACAATCAACAAAGGAATTGGGGTCGATAACATGCATTATCTGAATGACGGTCTTTGGAAG ATGGAGCGTTTGGATTGA
- the LOC107411890 gene encoding uncharacterized protein LOC107411890 isoform X2, translating into MFKKFSSEDVSAQNQVKASVQRKIRQSIAEEYPGLEPVLDDILPKKSPLIVTKCQNHLNLVVVNNVPLFFNIRDGPYMPTLRLLHQYPNIMKKLQVDRGAIRFVLAGANIMCPGLTSPGGALDDEVGAETPVAIMAEGKQHALAIGFTKMSAKDILAGIRT; encoded by the exons ATGTTCAAAAA GTTTTCCTCTGAAGACGTTTCTGCACAAAATCAAGTGAAGGCATCTGTCCAACGTAAAATTCGGCAAAGTATTGCAGAGGAG TACCCAGGGCTTGAGCCAGTGTTGGATGATATACTTCCAAAGAAATCTCCATTGATCGTTACTAAATG TCAGAACCATCTAAATTTGGTTGTGGTAAACAATGTGCCACTATTTTTCAACATCCGTGATGGGCCATATATGCCAACCTTAAGACTTCTTCATCAAT ATCCTAATATAATGAAAAAGTTGCAAGTGGATAGGGGAGCAATTAGATTTGTTCTCGCTGGTGCAAACATAATGTGTCCTGGTCTTACATCTCCTGGTGGTGCTTTGGATGATGAAGTGGGTGCAGAAACTCCTGTG GCCATAATGGCTGAAGGAAAGCAACATGCTCTTGCTATTGGCTTCACAAAAATGTCGGCAAAAGATAT ATTGGCAGGTATAAGAACTTAG